A single window of Thalassomonas viridans DNA harbors:
- a CDS encoding SCO family protein, whose protein sequence is MCAYKPATGLNQQIPGEFSLPIRALIILLLIIIFPARAEKPARQYFTDVTLVNQAGQQQALYTDLLQDKVVIIHSFFTTCKSACPVSMKLMADIQQRFADEMGKNLFILSFSLDPETDTPLKLQAYARELKAGPGWQLISGNKENVEFALKKLGHYVDDIQDHKNTLILGNEATGLWKKAFLLAKPEALDQLIREVLTDKLPATAALHSP, encoded by the coding sequence ATGTGTGCATATAAACCGGCAACAGGATTAAACCAGCAAATCCCCGGAGAGTTTTCCCTCCCTATTCGGGCGCTAATCATCTTACTGCTCATCATTATTTTCCCGGCCCGGGCGGAAAAACCGGCCCGCCAGTATTTTACCGATGTAACCCTGGTAAACCAGGCAGGCCAGCAGCAGGCGCTATATACAGATCTGCTGCAAGATAAGGTGGTCATCATCCATTCTTTTTTTACTACCTGTAAAAGCGCCTGCCCGGTTTCCATGAAACTAATGGCGGATATTCAGCAACGCTTTGCCGATGAAATGGGCAAAAACTTGTTTATTCTCTCTTTTTCATTAGATCCCGAAACGGATACACCGTTAAAGCTACAGGCTTATGCCCGTGAGCTCAAAGCCGGGCCCGGCTGGCAACTGATTTCCGGGAATAAGGAAAATGTCGAGTTTGCCCTGAAAAAACTTGGTCATTATGTTGATGATATCCAGGATCACAAAAATACCCTGATCCTGGGCAATGAGGCCACAGGTTTATGGAAAAAAGCCTTCCTGCTGGCCAAACCTGAGGCATTGGACCAACTTATCAGGGAAGTGCTTACAGACAAGTTACCGGCAACGGCCGCCCTACATTCACCTTAG
- a CDS encoding ChbG/HpnK family deacetylase, with the protein MIILANNKMDLNEVNVILHVDDIGMVQPSISAFAKLYSSGKILSGSLMAPCPWFAMAAQLQQKYPEADLGLHLTLTSEWAGYRWGPVAPVSTTSGLVDNSGRYFHRCNLDVCEQAGIETVTTELNAQIELAKNLGFNPSHLDGHMFTCQQAKFLPSLLDLALEHKIPAVCSRQQLNALPENTGQFWHKRLKQLGLPVFDTISRLPLNRDEQVLKAFFNHLPSGLHYLYAHPLKPGTELSAITLQAEERVAEYHALMNFDPANLAAALNIKLRSFNTLS; encoded by the coding sequence GTGATCATTCTGGCAAATAATAAAATGGACCTTAATGAGGTCAATGTTATTTTACATGTCGATGATATCGGTATGGTTCAACCCAGCATCAGTGCCTTTGCCAAACTGTATAGCAGCGGCAAAATTCTCTCGGGCTCTTTAATGGCGCCTTGTCCCTGGTTTGCCATGGCTGCCCAGCTGCAGCAAAAGTACCCGGAAGCAGATTTAGGGCTGCATTTAACTTTAACCAGCGAATGGGCCGGCTACCGCTGGGGGCCCGTTGCCCCCGTGTCAACAACTTCAGGTTTAGTGGATAACAGTGGCCGTTACTTTCACCGCTGCAACCTCGATGTCTGTGAGCAGGCAGGCATAGAAACCGTTACCACCGAACTCAACGCACAGATTGAACTGGCCAAAAACCTGGGCTTTAATCCCAGCCATCTTGACGGGCATATGTTTACCTGCCAGCAGGCCAAATTTTTACCGTCACTGCTTGATTTAGCACTGGAGCATAAAATCCCGGCGGTATGCAGCCGGCAACAGCTAAATGCCTTGCCTGAAAATACCGGCCAGTTCTGGCATAAGCGCTTAAAACAACTGGGTTTGCCTGTATTCGACACTATCTCCCGGTTACCGCTGAACAGAGACGAGCAGGTACTGAAAGCTTTTTTTAATCATTTACCCTCAGGTTTACATTATTTGTATGCCCATCCCCTCAAGCCCGGCACGGAATTGTCGGCCATCACCCTCCAGGCAGAAGAGAGAGTAGCGGAATATCATGCCTTGATGAATTTTGATCCCGCCAATCTGGCAGCGGCGTTAAATATTAAACTCAGATCTTTTAATACGCTCAGCTGA
- a CDS encoding phytanoyl-CoA dioxygenase family protein → MDFTRLTKEQRKSFDCDGFLVVANALSRQEVAGLTEITDNKARAFLDKHDVPSRAEYNQLDLRPGLLKYPATIDLVTKGTTVPLVAQLLSPNIHLHSTALIYKRPSDPDLPPMRRGWHRDIRIPRDLGHKNLPRVGIKVCYCLTDFHEKDSGLTLLARGSQELNGPLIIPEGKVDPQGIEICDLKLNAGDAFLFDNRIYHTASPNRSNRVSKVLMFGYAYRWMKQEVYLDNPDQKSLRRYDPVTRQLLGEYTDIDTPAWALQAWARKNKVNPEPVPWHVEA, encoded by the coding sequence ATGGATTTCACCCGACTGACGAAAGAACAAAGAAAATCCTTTGACTGCGACGGATTTCTGGTGGTCGCCAATGCCCTGTCAAGGCAAGAAGTCGCCGGACTGACAGAAATCACAGATAACAAAGCCCGGGCCTTTCTTGATAAGCATGATGTTCCCTCAAGGGCAGAATATAACCAGCTCGACCTCAGGCCGGGCTTGCTCAAGTATCCCGCCACAATAGACCTGGTAACCAAAGGCACAACAGTCCCTTTAGTAGCGCAATTGCTCAGTCCGAATATACACCTGCATTCCACCGCCCTTATTTACAAACGCCCCAGCGATCCTGACTTGCCTCCCATGCGCCGCGGCTGGCACCGGGATATCCGCATTCCCCGGGACCTGGGGCATAAAAACTTGCCCCGGGTGGGAATCAAGGTATGTTATTGCCTGACGGATTTTCATGAAAAGGACAGCGGCCTGACCCTGCTTGCCCGCGGCAGCCAGGAGCTTAATGGCCCTTTAATAATACCTGAGGGCAAAGTGGACCCCCAAGGCATAGAAATTTGCGACCTGAAACTCAATGCCGGTGACGCCTTCTTATTTGACAACCGTATTTATCACACCGCCTCCCCCAACCGCAGCAACCGTGTCTCTAAGGTGCTGATGTTCGGTTATGCCTACCGCTGGATGAAGCAGGAAGTTTATCTGGATAATCCGGATCAGAAAAGCTTACGCCGCTATGATCCCGTCACCCGGCAATTATTGGGAGAATATACCGATATCGACACTCCCGCCTGGGCGCTGCAGGCCTGGGCCAGGAAAAACAAGGTAAACCCCGAGCCGGTCCCCTGGCACGTAGAAGCATAA
- a CDS encoding c-type cytochrome, with amino-acid sequence MVKVTAFVLIMLAPIGSKDANAWIVTTAKEKSVEMTAQQRRGQTIYMTGKSPSGQDIQARLNDKGASLPASLMPCVNCHQDDGKGTTEGGVSPPDIRWSSLTRPYGIHHQDGQTSPAYDTRSIKKAISMGVNSAGQSLNQIMPRYQLSHQDMDDLIAFLTGLGNYRISGVRNDSIRIGVILSEESSGKENIDGESPITKPSTRAKAITQVLNSYFHEINRRGGIYQREIETVFIPGPEDFSLQALAQFRQRLTDSQVFAFVASALGGIEHLMADFSLASGIPVIGAFSPKPAIEFPLNPNIFYLLSGQTRQLSALQSFTRGSYFRQHPDNRIPAKTYSPEKRQPGLKAAVLIEESAEYIPLKQQFNNQDQHIVMVPSTAKAKVLEKTLTGLKQQGYNQIYLLTSSFNQKAFISQAHAINWWPYVMLPGSQFGNALLNSPLKFNEKIFIALPNLPFDYKKGGLALFRLLHQKYGLSPDYQNHQLLALAAAILLREGLMTTGRELTPTRLIANMEALYQFDTALTRPISYGPNRRLGTSGAYVVTLDLVNKTIIPVSDWLEIE; translated from the coding sequence ATGGTAAAAGTAACGGCTTTTGTATTGATCATGCTGGCACCTATCGGCAGCAAAGATGCCAATGCCTGGATAGTCACTACAGCAAAAGAGAAAAGCGTTGAAATGACAGCACAGCAGCGCCGTGGACAAACCATTTATATGACTGGGAAAAGCCCTTCCGGGCAAGATATCCAGGCCCGGCTGAACGATAAAGGAGCAAGCCTGCCTGCAAGCCTGATGCCTTGTGTAAACTGCCACCAGGATGACGGCAAAGGCACAACAGAAGGAGGCGTCTCGCCACCGGATATCCGCTGGTCAAGCCTGACCAGGCCTTACGGTATTCATCATCAGGACGGGCAAACATCACCAGCCTACGATACACGTAGCATAAAAAAAGCCATCAGTATGGGAGTAAATTCAGCTGGGCAGTCCCTCAACCAGATCATGCCCCGTTACCAGTTAAGCCACCAGGATATGGATGACCTGATCGCCTTTTTAACCGGCCTGGGCAACTACCGGATCAGCGGTGTCCGGAATGACAGCATACGTATAGGCGTTATCTTAAGTGAAGAAAGTTCCGGTAAAGAAAACATAGATGGAGAAAGCCCAATCACTAAACCGTCAACAAGAGCTAAGGCAATTACCCAAGTACTTAATAGTTATTTTCACGAAATCAACCGGCGCGGCGGTATTTATCAGCGCGAAATTGAAACGGTTTTCATCCCGGGGCCCGAAGACTTCTCTTTGCAGGCATTAGCGCAATTCAGGCAAAGATTAACAGACAGCCAGGTCTTTGCCTTTGTTGCCAGCGCACTTGGCGGCATAGAACACCTGATGGCAGATTTCAGCCTGGCCTCTGGCATTCCGGTTATAGGTGCATTTTCCCCTAAACCGGCTATTGAATTCCCCCTTAACCCCAATATCTTTTACTTGCTATCGGGACAAACCCGGCAGTTGTCGGCTTTGCAAAGCTTTACCCGGGGTTCCTACTTCAGGCAACATCCGGACAACCGGATTCCGGCAAAAACGTACAGCCCGGAGAAGAGACAACCAGGATTGAAAGCAGCGGTATTAATCGAAGAAAGTGCTGAGTACATTCCCCTGAAACAGCAATTCAACAATCAGGATCAGCATATTGTTATGGTGCCGTCCACAGCTAAGGCCAAGGTGCTGGAAAAAACCCTTACCGGACTAAAGCAACAAGGTTATAACCAGATTTACCTGCTGACTTCATCCTTTAATCAAAAAGCCTTTATCAGCCAGGCACATGCCATTAACTGGTGGCCTTATGTTATGTTGCCCGGCAGCCAGTTTGGTAACGCGTTATTAAACAGTCCGTTGAAATTTAATGAAAAAATCTTTATCGCCTTACCCAACCTACCTTTTGATTATAAAAAAGGAGGGCTGGCCCTATTTAGGCTCTTGCATCAAAAATATGGCTTAAGCCCGGATTATCAAAATCATCAGCTACTGGCCCTGGCCGCCGCCATTCTGCTCAGAGAAGGACTGATGACAACTGGCCGGGAGCTGACGCCCACCAGGCTGATTGCCAATATGGAAGCTCTATACCAATTTGATACCGCCCTGACCCGGCCGATAAGCTACGGCCCTAACCGCCGGCTGGGGACATCCGGGGCTTATGTCGTTACCTTGGATTTAGTCAATAAGACCATCATTCCGGTATCTGACTGGCTGGAAATCGAATGA
- a CDS encoding DegQ family serine endoprotease, translated as MKNISITILTTFLLLFFITRVQASDDEIKSLQQTGKAFASIARAVSPSVVFIQVEGKTISRSDPRYFSPFGEGWPFGEDFLNEFFGERFRGFQHPQLPKDHPKIMGQGSGFIFADKQEGVEGKSYILTNYHVVKNADNIQVTLKDGRKFSAEITGSDPQSDLAVLEIKAGDLPPLVLGNSSSLEVGEWVVAIGNPFGLSHSLTVGVVSAIGRNSLGLNDYEDFIQTDAAINPGNSGGPLVNLNSEVVGINTAIFSRSGGYMGIGFAVPIDLAKSIARQLIASGKVTRGYLGIVIQDLSLALAESFQLEDQDGILISQVTPDSPADEAGLKQGDIIIAYQDKEITDVGSFRNLVAMTPPGNQEELTIIRDGVNQTVKVKIGKQSKAEKTAAEIQSSEELGLHVESITPYLARKYDVTPGRGVVVTRIIPGSVAAMAGIESGSVILQVNRKDVDTAGEFKRAIDKSRGNKSVLLLVEKDRQQRYLVLSWR; from the coding sequence ATGAAAAACATTAGCATCACTATTCTCACTACCTTTCTATTGCTGTTTTTTATTACCCGGGTGCAAGCAAGCGACGATGAAATCAAGTCATTGCAACAAACCGGTAAAGCTTTTGCCTCAATAGCGCGTGCAGTATCGCCCTCTGTTGTTTTTATCCAGGTGGAGGGCAAGACTATATCGCGCTCGGATCCCCGGTATTTTTCACCTTTCGGAGAGGGTTGGCCTTTTGGCGAAGACTTCTTGAACGAGTTTTTCGGTGAACGCTTTCGGGGTTTTCAGCATCCTCAGCTGCCTAAAGATCACCCGAAAATTATGGGGCAGGGCTCAGGTTTCATCTTTGCCGACAAACAAGAGGGGGTCGAGGGGAAAAGTTATATTCTCACCAACTATCATGTGGTCAAAAACGCCGACAATATCCAGGTTACCCTTAAAGACGGCCGTAAATTTTCTGCAGAAATTACCGGCAGCGATCCCCAGTCGGATCTTGCCGTGCTGGAAATCAAGGCCGGTGATCTACCGCCCCTGGTACTGGGCAATTCATCAAGCTTGGAAGTGGGGGAATGGGTGGTGGCCATAGGCAATCCCTTTGGTTTAAGCCACAGCCTTACCGTTGGGGTGGTGAGTGCCATAGGACGAAACAGCCTGGGGCTGAACGATTACGAGGATTTTATCCAAACCGATGCCGCCATTAACCCGGGAAATTCAGGCGGTCCTTTGGTAAATTTAAACAGTGAAGTGGTCGGTATCAACACTGCAATCTTTTCCAGGAGCGGCGGTTATATGGGGATAGGTTTTGCCGTGCCGATAGATCTTGCGAAAAGTATCGCCCGGCAACTGATTGCTTCGGGCAAGGTTACCCGGGGGTATCTGGGTATAGTGATTCAGGATTTATCTTTAGCTTTGGCAGAATCCTTTCAGCTTGAAGATCAGGACGGTATCCTGATTTCCCAGGTAACACCTGACTCACCGGCGGATGAGGCCGGGTTAAAGCAGGGAGATATCATTATTGCCTACCAGGATAAAGAGATCACCGATGTCGGCAGCTTCCGCAACCTGGTGGCGATGACTCCCCCCGGCAACCAGGAAGAACTGACCATTATCCGGGATGGGGTAAACCAGACAGTCAAAGTGAAAATCGGCAAGCAAAGTAAGGCAGAAAAAACCGCAGCGGAAATCCAGAGCAGTGAAGAACTAGGTTTGCATGTCGAGTCCATTACCCCGTATCTTGCCCGAAAATATGATGTTACTCCGGGCAGGGGCGTGGTTGTTACCCGGATCATTCCCGGATCCGTAGCGGCTATGGCGGGTATAGAGTCCGGCTCGGTGATTTTACAGGTGAACCGTAAAGATGTTGACACCGCCGGAGAGTTTAAACGGGCAATAGATAAGAGCCGTGGCAATAAATCCGTGTTGCTGCTGGTGGAGAAAGACCGTCAGCAACGCTACCTAGTTTTGAGCTGGCGATAA
- a CDS encoding phytanoyl-CoA dioxygenase family protein encodes MDNTNQAFDRSKFTPRYYPKKKLTPCQLESYHQSGFIGAIEVLSKAELNYFRHHLMLTCSQLGGNISRLDGAHQFFLWAWQLSTHPAILNVMRQLLGQEILLKSTRFFYKHPKSDNFVGWHQDGFTEQENGNDVPTIWLGLTPSNAENGCLQLIPGSHKNGLLPHPEILDPDNLTYGGTTAQTAIENVLDIEMPAGYMSVHHPLMVHGSQANLSPSPRIGFSASYATPALQSSISPVARLTGHARLSQALGLISQPEPCSTREAISNYRLALGQSIRRIKETEILS; translated from the coding sequence ATGGATAATACTAACCAAGCGTTTGACCGTTCTAAATTTACTCCCCGCTACTATCCGAAAAAAAAGCTCACGCCGTGTCAGCTGGAAAGCTACCATCAGTCGGGGTTTATCGGTGCCATTGAGGTATTGTCCAAAGCCGAGCTTAACTATTTCCGTCATCATCTTATGCTGACCTGCAGCCAGTTGGGGGGAAACATCAGCCGGCTTGACGGTGCCCATCAATTTTTCCTCTGGGCCTGGCAGCTTAGTACCCATCCGGCAATCCTTAATGTTATGCGCCAACTGTTGGGACAAGAGATCTTACTGAAATCAACGCGCTTTTTTTATAAACACCCGAAAAGCGATAATTTTGTCGGCTGGCACCAGGACGGTTTTACCGAGCAGGAAAATGGCAATGACGTGCCAACCATCTGGCTTGGTTTAACGCCTAGCAACGCAGAGAACGGCTGCCTGCAGTTAATTCCCGGCTCCCATAAAAATGGCCTTTTACCCCACCCGGAAATTCTTGATCCCGACAACCTCACCTATGGCGGTACCACGGCACAAACCGCAATTGAAAATGTACTCGATATAGAAATGCCCGCCGGTTATATGAGTGTCCATCATCCGCTAATGGTTCACGGCTCACAGGCCAATTTAAGCCCATCGCCGCGTATAGGTTTTTCCGCCAGTTATGCCACTCCCGCGCTGCAAAGCAGCATAAGCCCGGTGGCAAGATTAACCGGGCATGCCAGGTTGAGCCAAGCCCTTGGGCTTATCAGCCAGCCTGAGCCTTGCAGCACCCGGGAAGCCATCAGCAATTATCGGCTTGCCCTTGGGCAGAGCATTCGCCGCATAAAAGAAACTGAAATTCTTAGCTGA
- a CDS encoding TauD/TfdA family dioxygenase, which yields MRSLPASAVIRVADNKAARLLSASRQMAVYDNRDYYRVQTQLDVYNRLRVSCPDEFDTLQELIKTALQQPPYSVLVQGLQFDEHYRLFVALNRSLGKLVARPYDEKTPRAQLIHHVQPQTDINNKNKAQDAVAKLSEKLHIDGADRLLPVRYVTMQCVRADTGGEGRSRLLDIHGVRNLLEQAGISQQQMALLQQEPVPWQIADYLGGGIVWRPVLSENVLNWRRYSIDKALADEDISLSDMMMATLEQMEQAIEQDSRYIYEFLMAPGDFLIVDNLRCLHARTAITNPETDRLMYRAWVE from the coding sequence ATGAGATCTTTACCGGCAAGTGCCGTTATCCGGGTGGCAGATAATAAAGCGGCCAGGCTGTTATCCGCCAGCAGGCAAATGGCTGTGTATGACAACAGGGATTATTATCGGGTGCAAACTCAGCTTGATGTCTATAACCGTTTGCGGGTCAGCTGTCCGGACGAATTCGATACTCTGCAGGAACTGATCAAAACCGCTTTGCAGCAGCCTCCTTACAGCGTGCTTGTTCAAGGACTGCAGTTTGACGAGCATTACCGTTTGTTTGTTGCCTTAAACCGCAGCCTGGGAAAGCTGGTAGCCCGGCCTTACGATGAAAAAACGCCGAGGGCGCAGCTGATTCATCACGTACAGCCGCAAACCGACATTAACAATAAAAATAAAGCACAGGACGCTGTTGCCAAACTCAGTGAAAAACTGCATATCGACGGCGCCGACCGCCTGCTGCCGGTACGTTATGTGACTATGCAATGCGTACGTGCCGACACCGGCGGAGAAGGGCGCTCACGCTTGCTGGATATTCATGGGGTGCGAAACCTGCTTGAGCAGGCAGGCATTAGCCAACAGCAAATGGCGTTATTGCAGCAGGAACCCGTGCCCTGGCAAATAGCAGATTACCTGGGCGGGGGCATAGTGTGGCGTCCGGTTTTGAGTGAAAATGTACTGAACTGGCGTCGTTACAGTATAGATAAGGCGCTGGCAGATGAAGATATCAGTTTATCCGATATGATGATGGCAACCCTGGAGCAGATGGAGCAAGCTATTGAACAGGATAGCCGCTACATATATGAATTCTTAATGGCCCCCGGAGATTTTCTCATTGTCGATAACCTCAGGTGTTTACATGCCCGCACGGCCATCACCAACCCGGAAACAGACAGGCTGATGTACCGTGCCTGGGTGGAATAA
- a CDS encoding ABC transporter six-transmembrane domain-containing protein gives MMSAKQLGILAIIQRFPVKLTCTWLLVVLENILLALVPLYIGFAIDDLLAGEINKLMHMAGLLVLLTLFSVLRRIYDTRTYGDIKVSLGMAVDDRNDKQPVSVRNARQDMARELVDFLEHELPQLMTAVIQILVTLVVLSSFHWHLAGSALALTLTMLFIYALFDKRFYLLNGELNSQMEKQVEILKTGSRPLLAHLRRLKKYEVKLSDTEAVVYGLIFLLVCAFVVTNLWQAAGLMELSSGKIFSIVSYSWEYAEAAILLPVSLQTWSRLKNITQRLNTSQTDEKQMLAESTS, from the coding sequence ATGATGTCGGCAAAGCAGCTGGGAATCCTTGCCATTATTCAACGTTTCCCGGTGAAGTTAACCTGTACCTGGTTACTGGTAGTGCTGGAAAATATCCTGCTGGCTCTAGTGCCTTTGTATATAGGTTTTGCCATCGATGATTTACTCGCGGGCGAGATAAACAAGCTAATGCACATGGCAGGTTTGTTGGTATTGCTGACCCTGTTCTCAGTACTCAGACGTATCTACGATACCCGGACATATGGCGATATTAAAGTTTCTTTAGGTATGGCCGTTGATGACAGGAATGATAAACAGCCGGTTTCCGTCAGAAACGCCCGCCAGGACATGGCCCGTGAATTAGTAGACTTTTTAGAGCACGAATTGCCGCAACTGATGACAGCGGTGATCCAGATCCTGGTGACTTTAGTGGTGCTCAGCAGCTTTCACTGGCATCTGGCCGGCAGCGCCCTGGCGTTGACGCTGACAATGTTATTTATCTATGCCCTGTTCGACAAACGCTTTTACCTGTTAAACGGTGAGCTGAACAGCCAGATGGAGAAACAGGTAGAAATCCTTAAAACAGGCTCCCGACCTTTGTTGGCTCACCTTCGGCGGCTGAAAAAATATGAGGTCAAACTCTCCGATACTGAAGCTGTGGTTTACGGGTTGATCTTTTTGCTGGTATGCGCTTTTGTCGTAACCAATTTATGGCAGGCGGCAGGACTTATGGAGCTTAGCAGCGGTAAAATTTTCTCCATTGTCAGCTATTCCTGGGAGTATGCCGAAGCGGCTATTTTATTGCCGGTATCCCTGCAAACCTGGTCGCGGCTGAAAAATATTACCCAAAGACTCAATACCTCTCAAACAGATGAAAAACAAATGCTGGCGGAGAGCACCAGCTAG
- a CDS encoding RidA family protein — protein sequence MHKTRIQTNAAAPVLGTYSQGIRASGDIVFLSGQTGRNEDGEMESGIEAQTHRTLANIDAVLNSAGCGREDIARVTLLMADIKDYKVIDQIYAAWLPGDTVTPAKPTRTAFEVPALPAGALVMIEVTAISPT from the coding sequence ATGCATAAAACCCGTATCCAGACCAATGCCGCCGCTCCCGTGCTCGGCACCTACTCCCAGGGGATCCGCGCCAGTGGCGACATTGTTTTCCTATCCGGGCAAACCGGGCGCAACGAAGACGGCGAAATGGAAAGCGGCATTGAAGCACAAACCCACAGAACCCTGGCCAATATCGATGCCGTACTGAACAGTGCCGGTTGCGGCCGGGAAGATATCGCCAGAGTGACTTTGCTGATGGCAGATATCAAGGATTACAAAGTTATCGACCAGATATACGCCGCCTGGCTGCCGGGAGATACGGTAACGCCGGCCAAGCCCACGCGCACCGCCTTTGAAGTACCGGCCCTGCCGGCCGGCGCCCTGGTGATGATAGAAGTTACCGCAATAAGCCCGACCTAA
- a CDS encoding extracellular solute-binding protein — protein sequence MKFSFPCFITLTVVLGFMLPAKSLAGTSEPVIVYAVTDGIARELAHAFSKKAGVRVEIINTGGSGQTLRKIEAEAYMPLGDVWFGGSLGAHAQGSYQGLIQAYRPRDFEQLTAKFSDPLGDNRVTGIYTGILGFVIRTDLLAEKKLPIPTGWQDLLKEEYRGLIHMKSPLTSGTAYTTLLTLISLMGEDQAFSYLAKLHKNIRQYTTYRGAVTITFIHEAVGHKQQQIVIPAEGTGYEIGGLSLIKNGPTPDGAKAFIDYVISLEGQLIAAQSQENFQFSSHSQVPPRKEIARYQTSRLQEIDFQWAGRHRERLVQRWQREIQGLQVTHPAQ from the coding sequence ATGAAGTTTTCTTTTCCCTGTTTTATTACTTTAACGGTTGTCCTGGGCTTTATGTTACCGGCGAAAAGCCTGGCCGGCACCAGCGAACCTGTCATTGTTTATGCGGTGACCGATGGCATTGCCCGGGAACTCGCCCATGCCTTCAGCAAGAAGGCGGGTGTCCGGGTGGAAATTATCAACACCGGGGGCAGCGGCCAGACCTTAAGGAAAATAGAAGCCGAAGCCTATATGCCGTTAGGAGATGTCTGGTTTGGCGGCAGCTTAGGCGCCCATGCCCAGGGGAGTTATCAGGGCTTGATACAAGCCTATCGTCCCCGGGATTTTGAGCAACTGACGGCAAAGTTTAGCGATCCTTTAGGAGACAACCGGGTAACCGGCATTTATACCGGTATTCTCGGTTTTGTCATCAGGACAGACTTACTGGCGGAAAAGAAGCTGCCGATCCCCACCGGCTGGCAGGATTTGCTTAAAGAGGAGTACCGTGGCTTAATCCATATGAAAAGCCCGTTGACCTCCGGCACCGCCTATACCACTTTACTGACGCTGATAAGCCTGATGGGGGAAGATCAGGCATTTTCATACCTGGCAAAGTTACACAAAAATATCCGGCAATACACCACATACCGCGGGGCAGTCACTATCACCTTTATCCATGAAGCGGTAGGCCATAAACAGCAACAGATAGTGATACCCGCCGAAGGAACAGGTTATGAAATTGGCGGCTTAAGCCTGATCAAGAACGGTCCAACCCCTGACGGAGCCAAAGCATTTATCGATTATGTTATCTCCCTGGAAGGCCAGCTGATTGCTGCCCAAAGCCAGGAAAATTTTCAGTTTTCAAGTCATAGCCAGGTACCGCCAAGAAAAGAAATTGCCCGCTATCAGACAAGCCGCTTGCAGGAAATCGATTTTCAATGGGCGGGACGGCACAGAGAACGTCTAGTGCAACGCTGGCAGCGGGAAATACAGGGCTTACAGGTCACGCATCCAGCTCAGTAA
- a CDS encoding SCO family protein — MPEDIKGNHLAPPQEGKVTKELQQQLDHRQHMAHLKQANQQAQITGKPLVFIPNLTLTNELGQEVELMDDVIRDKIVVINTIYTRCTTVCPVMGVQYTRLQQMLKRRFGEEKMLKDIQLLSVSIDPLNDNPRQLRTFKNKFKGGPGWTLLTGSTANIEKLLKATGLFTPDLQDHSPITLVGRVSQNTWTRLSGLGSPQPIAQIVDELINSPPPLASAHTHAPEDIDSRQ; from the coding sequence ATGCCTGAAGATATCAAAGGCAATCATTTAGCCCCTCCGCAGGAAGGCAAGGTAACAAAAGAACTTCAGCAACAGCTTGACCACCGTCAGCATATGGCACACCTTAAACAGGCCAACCAACAAGCCCAAATTACCGGCAAGCCGCTTGTTTTTATCCCTAATCTTACCCTGACCAATGAATTGGGACAGGAAGTTGAACTGATGGATGATGTGATCCGGGATAAAATCGTAGTAATTAATACCATATATACCCGCTGTACTACGGTGTGCCCTGTGATGGGAGTGCAATATACCCGGCTCCAGCAAATGTTAAAGCGCCGTTTTGGCGAGGAAAAAATGCTTAAGGATATACAGTTATTATCCGTCAGCATAGATCCCCTGAACGATAACCCCAGACAACTGCGCACCTTTAAAAATAAATTCAAAGGCGGGCCGGGCTGGACCCTGCTTACCGGCTCTACAGCCAATATCGAGAAATTATTGAAAGCCACCGGACTTTTTACCCCGGACCTGCAGGATCATAGCCCCATCACCTTGGTGGGACGCGTCAGTCAGAATACCTGGACCCGGCTTTCCGGGCTTGGCTCTCCCCAGCCGATAGCACAAATCGTGGATGAGCTAATCAATAGCCCACCACCTCTGGCATCAGCTCATACTCATGCTCCTGAAGACATTGACTCACGGCAATAA